A single Bacillota bacterium DNA region contains:
- the rpoB gene encoding DNA-directed RNA polymerase subunit beta — protein MEMPNLIEIQRKSFDWFLNEGLLEMFQDISPIQDFTGNLVLEFIDYTLGEPKWDVDESKERDVTYAAPLKVRVRLINKETGEVKEQEVFMGDFPLMTENGTFIINGAERVVVSQLVRSPGTYFNFTVDTSGKPLYTANIIPNRGAWLEFEMDANNVVTVRVDRTRKIPVTVLIRALGVATNHKILDLYYGAEAIKATLERDNTESEAEALIEIYKRLRPGEPPTEESARSLFETLFYEPRRYDLGGVGRYKINKKLRLTERLINRISAEHVVHPETGEILVEADQRIDRKAAEAIHEAGIPGVLIKTKEGDELKILSNGQPDEDAKTIVKDDILAVINYLINLPYGIGITDDIDHLGNRRLKSVGELLQNQFRIGLSRMERVVRERMTIQDVDIITPQALINIRPVVAAIKEFFGSSQLSQFMDQTNPLAELTHKRRLSALGPGGLSRERAGFEVRDVHHSHYGRMCPIETPEGPNIGLIGSLCTYARINDYGFIETPYRRVEDGRVLDEIVYLTADEEDNYIIAQANEPTDDEGSFLNDRVTVRDREEIKIVPAENVDFVDVSPKQIVSIATALIPFLENDDAARALMGANMQRQAVPLLRSSAPLVGTGMEYKAAIDSGACILSKSSGVVEYVSSERISIRRDDGGLDSYKLHKFERSNQGTCINQKPIVQLGERIEVGQVLADGPSTDQGELALGKNVMVAFMPWEGYNFEDAILLSEELVKEDVFTSIHIEEYEAQARDTKLGPEEITRDIPNVGEDSLKDLDEWGIIRIGAEVKAGDILVGKVTPKGETELTAEERLLRAIFGEKAREVRDTSLRVPHGEGGVVVDVKVFSRENGDELAPGVNRLVRVYVAQKRKISIGDKMAGRHGNKGVISRILPREDMPFLPDGTPVQIVLNPLGVPSRMNIGQVLETHLGLAAKYLGIHVATPVFDGATEIEVMDTMEKAGMARNGKTILYDGRTGEPFDNPVTVGVIYMIKLAHLVDDKIHARSTGPYSLVTQQPLGGKAQFGGQRFGEMEVWALEAYGAAYTLQEMLTVKSDDVVGRVKTYESIVKGENIPEPGVPESFKVLIKELQSLGLDVRVLSEEEEEIEIKEEEEDISEMAKELGLGVLAEEPAPRSRKTAAADDSDDEDQDADEEQLDVSPLDEDDLDPDSDVDLDDLDGDLDLDTDLDLDDLDGFDDDDTDL, from the coding sequence CCTTTAATGACCGAAAACGGAACTTTTATTATCAATGGCGCAGAACGGGTAGTAGTAAGCCAGTTAGTGCGTTCGCCGGGTACTTACTTTAATTTTACAGTGGATACATCAGGTAAGCCCTTATATACTGCTAATATTATTCCCAACCGCGGTGCTTGGCTGGAGTTTGAGATGGATGCCAACAATGTGGTTACGGTGCGTGTAGATCGGACCCGCAAAATTCCGGTTACCGTGCTGATCAGGGCTTTAGGTGTGGCAACAAACCATAAGATTCTCGACCTTTACTACGGAGCCGAAGCTATTAAGGCAACGCTGGAACGGGATAACACCGAGTCAGAAGCAGAGGCTTTGATTGAGATTTATAAGCGACTGCGTCCGGGTGAACCGCCGACAGAGGAGAGTGCCCGCAGTCTGTTCGAGACTCTATTCTATGAGCCGAGGCGCTATGATTTAGGCGGGGTGGGACGCTATAAAATCAACAAAAAGTTGAGATTGACTGAGCGGTTGATCAACCGCATATCAGCCGAACACGTCGTTCATCCCGAAACCGGGGAGATCCTTGTTGAAGCTGACCAGAGAATTGACCGCAAAGCAGCAGAAGCAATTCATGAAGCTGGTATTCCCGGTGTTCTCATCAAGACCAAAGAAGGCGACGAACTGAAAATACTCAGCAACGGACAGCCGGATGAGGATGCCAAAACTATTGTCAAAGATGACATTCTCGCGGTGATTAATTATCTGATTAACTTGCCTTACGGGATTGGTATCACCGACGATATCGACCACTTAGGCAATCGCCGTCTCAAATCAGTCGGTGAGCTTCTCCAGAACCAATTTAGAATTGGTCTCAGCCGGATGGAACGGGTGGTACGGGAGCGGATGACCATTCAAGACGTGGACATTATTACTCCCCAAGCTTTGATTAATATTCGACCGGTTGTGGCTGCAATCAAAGAATTCTTTGGTTCCAGTCAGCTGTCCCAGTTTATGGATCAGACTAACCCGCTGGCAGAGTTGACTCATAAAAGAAGATTAAGTGCACTTGGACCGGGCGGCTTGTCCCGTGAGCGTGCCGGCTTTGAGGTAAGGGACGTACACCATTCCCACTACGGCAGAATGTGTCCGATTGAGACTCCTGAAGGTCCAAACATCGGCTTGATCGGATCGCTGTGTACTTATGCCCGCATCAATGACTACGGCTTTATTGAAACTCCCTACCGCCGGGTTGAAGACGGCAGGGTTTTAGATGAGATTGTTTATTTAACTGCCGACGAAGAAGATAACTACATCATTGCTCAAGCCAATGAGCCTACTGATGATGAAGGCAGTTTCTTAAATGACCGGGTTACAGTCCGCGATCGGGAAGAGATTAAGATTGTTCCCGCAGAGAACGTAGACTTTGTGGACGTTTCACCGAAACAAATTGTCAGTATTGCTACTGCTTTAATTCCTTTCTTAGAGAATGATGACGCAGCTCGAGCCCTCATGGGTGCCAACATGCAGCGTCAGGCAGTTCCGCTGCTTCGTTCCTCCGCTCCTTTAGTGGGAACCGGAATGGAGTACAAGGCAGCGATTGACTCCGGAGCCTGCATACTCAGTAAGAGTTCCGGAGTGGTTGAGTATGTTTCCTCAGAGCGGATCAGCATACGCCGCGATGACGGCGGACTTGACAGCTACAAGCTGCACAAGTTTGAGCGTTCTAACCAGGGAACCTGCATCAATCAAAAGCCAATTGTACAGTTAGGCGAAAGGATCGAGGTCGGGCAGGTCTTGGCCGATGGACCGTCTACTGACCAAGGTGAATTAGCCCTGGGCAAAAACGTAATGGTAGCATTTATGCCCTGGGAAGGATATAATTTTGAAGACGCAATTCTCTTAAGCGAAGAGTTAGTGAAAGAAGACGTGTTTACTTCGATTCACATCGAAGAGTATGAAGCTCAGGCCCGGGATACCAAACTTGGTCCGGAAGAGATCACTCGCGATATCCCCAATGTCGGTGAAGACAGCCTTAAAGATTTAGATGAATGGGGAATTATCCGGATTGGTGCTGAGGTCAAAGCTGGCGATATTCTGGTTGGTAAGGTGACACCAAAAGGTGAGACCGAGCTGACAGCGGAAGAGCGCCTGCTGCGGGCTATTTTTGGTGAAAAAGCCCGGGAAGTACGGGACACATCGCTGCGCGTTCCCCATGGTGAAGGTGGAGTTGTGGTCGATGTCAAAGTGTTTTCCCGGGAGAATGGCGACGAGCTCGCTCCCGGTGTCAATCGCCTGGTAAGGGTTTATGTCGCTCAAAAACGGAAGATTTCAATCGGGGACAAGATGGCGGGACGCCACGGGAACAAGGGTGTAATTTCCCGCATTCTGCCCCGCGAAGATATGCCATTCTTACCGGATGGAACACCGGTGCAGATTGTCCTCAATCCACTTGGTGTACCATCGCGGATGAATATTGGTCAGGTTTTAGAGACTCACTTAGGTTTAGCCGCGAAGTATCTTGGTATTCATGTAGCAACACCTGTTTTCGACGGTGCTACTGAAATAGAAGTTATGGATACCATGGAGAAAGCGGGCATGGCTAGGAACGGTAAGACCATCCTTTATGATGGCCGTACCGGAGAACCATTCGACAACCCTGTTACTGTGGGTGTAATTTACATGATTAAGCTGGCCCACTTGGTTGACGATAAGATTCACGCTCGTTCCACCGGACCTTACTCCTTAGTAACTCAGCAGCCGCTTGGCGGTAAAGCCCAGTTCGGCGGTCAGCGCTTCGGTGAAATGGAAGTATGGGCTCTGGAGGCTTATGGAGCAGCTTATACACTGCAGGAAATGCTGACAGTTAAATCAGACGACGTCGTCGGCAGGGTGAAAACCTATGAATCCATCGTCAAAGGCGAAAACATCCCGGAACCGGGTGTGCCTGAATCCTTCAAGGTCTTAATCAAAGAGCTGCAGAGCTTAGGTCTTGACGTGAGGGTGCTCAGCGAAGAAGAGGAAGAAATCGAAATCAAGGAAGAGGAAGAAGACATCAGCGAAATGGCGAAAGAGCTCGGGTTAGGAGTTCTTGCTGAAGAACCAGCGCCGCGTTCAAGAAAAACGGCAGCAGCCGATGACAGCGATGATGAAGATCAAGACGCTGATGAAGAGCAGCTGGATGTGAGCCCCCTTGATGAGGATGATTTAGATCCGGACAGCGATGTGGATTTAGATGATCTTGATGGTGATTTAGATCTGGACACAGACTTGGATCTTGATGACCTTGATGGTTTTGATGACGATGATACTGACTTATAG